A part of Emys orbicularis isolate rEmyOrb1 chromosome 13, rEmyOrb1.hap1, whole genome shotgun sequence genomic DNA contains:
- the LOC135888439 gene encoding olfactory receptor 10A7-like, protein MMNPEQRNQTSITEFILLGFGTLPELQIFLFLLFLVIYMATMAGNILIVVLIVVDCRLHTPMYFFLGNLSCLETCYTSTILPSMLTSLLSGDRTISFSGCLTQYYFFASMVATECLLLSVMSYDRYLAICNPMHYAANMSGRSCLQFIGGSWIGGFLCSGIITLPISQLAFCGPNGIDHFFCDPIPLINLSCNDPHLMEMLAFTLSLIFLLVPFLLTLMSYICIIVTILRIPSITGRQKAFSTCSSHLIVVTMYYGTLLIAYMFPTSNTLRDFKKVLSVFYTVLTPLVNPLIYSLRNKEVKEALRKASRKSMFGQC, encoded by the coding sequence ATGATGAACCCAGAACAGAGAAATCAAACGtccatcacagaattcatcctcctgggattcggaACTCTCCCTGAACTGCAAATCTTTCTTTTCCTGCTGTTTCTCGTGATCTACATGGCAACCATGGCCGGGAACATCCTCATCGTGGTTCTTATTGTGGTTGATTGTcgccttcacacccccatgtacttcttccttgGGAACTTGTCATgcctggagacctgctacacttccaccatcctgcccagcatGCTGACCAGTCTCCTGAGTGGGGACAGAACTATTTCATTTAGTGGGTGTCTCACACAATATTATTTCTTTGCTTCTATGGTTGCTACAGAATGCCTTCTTTTATCAGTGATGTcatatgatcggtatttagcgatatgcAATCCAATGCACTATGCAGCCAATATGAGTGGCAGGTCTTGCCTCCAGTTTATAGGTGGCTCTTGGATAGGTGGCTTCCTATGTAGTGGCATAATAACATTGCCAATATCTCAGTTAGCTTTCTGTGGCCCCAATGgtattgaccatttcttttgtgatccTATCCCCCTGATAAATCTCTCCTGTAATGATCCTCACCTGATGGAAATGTTGGCTTTCACACTCAGCTTGATTTTCTTACTGGTCCCATTCCTACTTACCTTGATGTCCTACATCTGCATCATTGtgaccatcctgagaatcccttccatcacggggaggcaaaaggccttttccacctgctcctcccacctcattgtggtgaccATGTATTATGGAACTCTACTGATTGCCTATATGTTCCCAACAAGCAACACACTGAGAGACTTCAAGAAAGTTCTCTCTGTCTTCTACACTGTCTTGACTCCCCTGgtcaatcccctcatctacagcctgag